One window from the genome of Sphaerotilus microaerophilus encodes:
- a CDS encoding antitoxin produces the protein MDTAKIFQTGRSQAVRLPKAYRFQSDEVWIRRTPEGVLLIPKTGQKLGDALAAAFDAWPVDDDGSFSRPDQGDLERGSDLFEGST, from the coding sequence ATGGACACCGCCAAGATCTTTCAGACCGGCCGCAGCCAGGCAGTGCGCTTGCCCAAGGCCTACCGTTTCCAGTCTGACGAGGTGTGGATCCGCCGCACGCCAGAGGGCGTGCTGCTGATTCCGAAGACGGGGCAGAAGCTGGGCGATGCGCTGGCCGCCGCGTTCGATGCGTGGCCGGTGGACGACGACGGCAGTTTCAGCCGCCCGGACCAGGGTGACCTGGAGCGCGGCAGTGACCTGTTCGAGGGGTCGACGTGA
- a CDS encoding PIN domain-containing protein, which yields MNLTLLDTNICVYVIKARPAEVLARFNDFEAGELAVSVITALELTVGARRASHTAYARRVEALLTQLEVLPLMAEVADAYATTRLDLQARGELIGPMDLLIAAHALSLNATLVTNNEREFRRVAGLRVENWAQRR from the coding sequence GTGAACCTGACCCTGCTGGACACGAACATCTGTGTCTATGTGATCAAGGCGCGGCCAGCCGAAGTCCTGGCGCGCTTCAACGACTTCGAGGCGGGCGAACTGGCGGTGTCGGTGATCACTGCGCTGGAGTTGACCGTGGGTGCGCGTCGCGCCTCTCACACCGCCTATGCCAGGCGCGTGGAGGCCCTGCTGACACAACTCGAGGTGCTGCCGCTGATGGCGGAGGTCGCCGACGCCTATGCGACCACGCGCCTGGACTTGCAGGCGCGCGGCGAACTGATCGGCCCGATGGACCTGCTGATCGCCGCCCACGCGCTCAGCCTGAACGCGACGCTGGTGACGAACAACGAACGGGAGTTCCGCCGCGTCGCGGGGCTGCGGGTGGAGAACTGGGCTCAGCGCCGGTAG
- a CDS encoding class I SAM-dependent methyltransferase, whose translation MPGYLTQFHQIAVAGVADLQMRALLDRQQFADPLGEAAALGISDAAWPLFGLVWPAGKALAAAVADRPVREDEHILEIGCGLALASLVCHRRGAQVTASDCHPLAGAFLSENVRLNDLPPLRYRHGDWAAPQAAELAPVCAQGPRLQGRYDLIMGSDVLYERDEAGVLPRFIERHATERGEVLIVDPNRGNRAAFTRRMRTQGYRLDEVLLTGPALVEGGPLWRARLLRYRR comes from the coding sequence ATGCCGGGCTACCTGACCCAATTCCACCAGATCGCCGTGGCCGGCGTGGCCGACCTGCAGATGCGCGCGCTGCTCGACCGCCAGCAGTTCGCCGACCCGCTGGGCGAGGCCGCGGCGCTGGGCATTTCGGACGCGGCCTGGCCGCTGTTCGGGCTTGTCTGGCCGGCCGGCAAGGCGCTGGCCGCCGCGGTGGCCGACCGGCCAGTGCGCGAGGACGAGCACATCCTGGAGATCGGCTGCGGCCTGGCGCTGGCCAGCCTGGTCTGCCACCGGCGCGGAGCGCAGGTGACCGCCAGCGACTGCCACCCGCTGGCCGGTGCCTTCCTGAGCGAGAACGTGCGCCTGAACGACCTGCCGCCGCTGCGCTACCGCCACGGCGACTGGGCCGCGCCGCAGGCGGCCGAGCTGGCGCCGGTGTGCGCCCAGGGGCCGCGCCTGCAGGGCCGCTATGACCTGATCATGGGCAGCGACGTGCTCTACGAGCGTGATGAGGCTGGCGTGCTGCCGCGCTTCATCGAGCGCCACGCCACCGAGCGGGGCGAGGTGCTGATCGTCGACCCCAACCGGGGTAACCGCGCCGCCTTCACCCGCCGCATGCGCACGCAGGGCTACCGGCTGGACGAGGTGCTGCTCACCGGCCCGGCCCTGGTGGAAGGCGGCCCGCTGTGGCGCGCACGGCTGTTGCGCTACCGGCGCTGA
- a CDS encoding Bug family tripartite tricarboxylate transporter substrate binding protein codes for MQRRRLLPLLLAAALPLLGGPVAHAQAGRPIKLVVPYPPGGPLDAIARILAEKVQPTLGTVIVENRPGAGGNLGADAVAKAAPDGHSIVMGAVATHAINPWLYAKLPYDPVRDFAPITLVARVPNVLVLNVETADKLQIRSVADLVSYARKNPGRLNYGSGGNGSAGHLAGEMFKAQAKVSLVHIPYAGAAPAQLGLLGGQVDLNFDNLAAAAANIRAGKLKALAVTTAQRSAAMPELPTLAESGLPGLVVDTWFGLFAPARTPAESVQQLNAAFTAALNAPDVRERLAKFLAEPAPTSPAQFGDFVKAELAKYEKVVKASGVKLD; via the coding sequence ATGCAACGCCGCCGCCTCCTGCCGCTCCTCCTTGCCGCCGCCCTGCCTCTGCTCGGGGGGCCGGTCGCCCACGCCCAGGCCGGCCGGCCGATCAAGCTGGTCGTCCCGTACCCGCCCGGCGGCCCGCTGGACGCGATCGCCCGCATCCTGGCCGAGAAGGTGCAGCCGACGCTGGGCACGGTCATCGTCGAGAACCGGCCCGGGGCCGGCGGCAACCTGGGCGCCGACGCGGTGGCCAAGGCCGCGCCGGACGGCCACAGCATCGTGATGGGTGCGGTGGCCACCCACGCGATCAACCCCTGGCTGTACGCGAAGCTGCCCTACGACCCGGTCCGCGACTTCGCGCCGATCACGCTGGTCGCCCGCGTGCCGAACGTGCTGGTGCTCAACGTCGAGACGGCCGACAAGCTGCAGATCCGCAGCGTGGCCGACCTGGTGTCCTACGCGCGCAAGAACCCCGGCCGGCTCAACTACGGCTCGGGCGGCAATGGCAGTGCCGGCCACCTCGCGGGCGAGATGTTCAAGGCCCAGGCCAAGGTCAGCCTGGTGCACATCCCCTACGCCGGTGCGGCGCCCGCCCAGCTCGGCCTGCTCGGCGGCCAGGTGGACCTGAACTTCGACAACCTCGCTGCGGCCGCGGCCAACATCCGCGCCGGCAAGCTCAAGGCCCTGGCGGTGACCACCGCGCAGCGCAGCGCGGCGATGCCCGAGCTGCCGACGCTGGCCGAATCCGGCCTGCCCGGCCTGGTGGTGGACACCTGGTTCGGCCTCTTCGCCCCGGCCAGGACGCCCGCCGAATCGGTGCAGCAGCTCAACGCCGCCTTCACCGCCGCGCTGAATGCGCCGGACGTGCGGGAGCGCCTCGCCAAGTTCCTGGCCGAGCCGGCGCCCACCTCGCCGGCGCAGTTCGGTGACTTCGTCAAGGCCGAGCTGGCCAAGTACGAGAAAGTCGTCAAGGCGAGCGGCGTCAAGTTGGACTGA
- a CDS encoding alpha/beta fold hydrolase gives MSPTSNYLTCLGRELHYMEWGAQHSETVIAWHGLARTGRDMDDLAAHLAQRWRVICPDTIGRGLSQWSPDPVGEYNLAFYAQLATSLLDQLGIEQCLWVGTSMGGAIGTKAAAGALRGRIRRLVLNDNGPSLAAAAIERIRSYAGSPASFATVSELEAYFRTVYKPYGWLSDAQWRRLTETSVRRLPDGRVTPHYDPAMVQQFISHPDDYELWDEWDTLDLPVLCLRGETSDLLLLDTAEAMRERGPRAVVVEIPGCGHAPALNTPEQFALVERFLAG, from the coding sequence ATGTCGCCCACCTCGAACTACCTGACCTGCCTCGGCCGCGAGCTCCACTACATGGAGTGGGGCGCGCAGCACAGCGAAACGGTGATCGCCTGGCACGGCTTGGCGCGCACCGGCCGCGACATGGACGACCTGGCGGCGCACCTCGCGCAGCGCTGGCGCGTGATCTGCCCGGACACGATCGGCCGCGGCCTGAGCCAGTGGAGCCCGGACCCCGTCGGGGAATACAACCTGGCTTTCTACGCGCAGTTGGCCACTTCGTTGCTGGACCAGCTGGGCATCGAGCAATGCCTCTGGGTGGGCACATCCATGGGCGGCGCCATCGGCACCAAGGCCGCCGCGGGTGCGCTTCGCGGGCGCATCCGCCGCCTGGTGCTCAACGACAACGGCCCGAGCCTGGCGGCCGCGGCCATCGAGCGCATCCGCAGCTACGCCGGCAGCCCGGCGTCGTTTGCCACCGTCAGCGAGCTGGAGGCCTACTTCCGTACCGTCTACAAGCCCTACGGCTGGCTCAGCGATGCGCAGTGGCGTCGTCTGACCGAGACCTCCGTGCGCCGGCTGCCGGACGGCCGTGTCACGCCGCACTACGACCCCGCGATGGTGCAGCAGTTCATCAGCCACCCGGACGACTACGAGCTCTGGGACGAATGGGACACCCTCGACCTGCCGGTGCTCTGCCTGCGCGGCGAGACCAGCGACCTGCTGCTGCTCGACACCGCCGAGGCGATGCGCGAGCGCGGCCCGCGCGCCGTGGTGGTCGAGATCCCCGGCTGCGGCCACGCGCCCGCGCTGAACACGCCCGAGCAGTTCGCGCTGGTGGAGCGCTTCCTGGCGGGCTGA
- a CDS encoding branched-chain amino acid ABC transporter permease, whose protein sequence is MLSRLLSHDLPRSRLLGWALVLIVLALVAAPFLFPGAKALAVAAKTLVFILLVASFDLLLGYTGIVSFAHTMFFGIGAYGVAVASTRLGPGWGSVLLGFAGALGISLALSMLIGLFSLRVKAIFYAMITLAVASAFMTLASQLSDITGGEDGLTFKNPLWISPAFEPFENPVLGLAVDGKVFAYYLILGVVALLFLLLLRIVNSPFGRVLQAIRENDFRAEAIGYRTVVYRTWSNVLSAAFATAAGALLALWLRYVGPDTTLSFEIMLDILLIVVIGGMGTMYGAVVGSVAFVLAQNYLQDLLKLGATALDGVPLLSQIVSPDRWLLWLGVLFVLSVYHFPTGIVGRLRAMALRLKA, encoded by the coding sequence ATGCTGAGTCGACTCCTCTCTCACGACCTGCCGCGCAGCCGCCTGCTCGGCTGGGCCCTGGTGCTGATCGTCCTCGCGCTGGTGGCGGCGCCCTTCCTGTTCCCCGGCGCCAAGGCGCTGGCGGTGGCGGCCAAGACGCTGGTGTTCATCCTGCTGGTGGCCAGCTTCGACCTGCTGCTGGGCTACACCGGCATCGTCAGCTTCGCGCACACCATGTTTTTCGGCATCGGCGCCTACGGCGTGGCGGTGGCCAGCACGCGGCTCGGCCCGGGCTGGGGTAGCGTGCTGCTCGGGTTCGCGGGGGCGCTGGGCATCTCGCTGGCGCTGTCGATGCTGATCGGGCTGTTCTCGCTGCGGGTCAAGGCGATCTTCTACGCCATGATCACCCTGGCGGTGGCGTCGGCCTTCATGACGCTGGCCTCGCAGTTGTCGGACATCACCGGCGGCGAGGACGGGCTGACCTTCAAGAACCCGTTGTGGATCAGCCCGGCCTTCGAGCCCTTCGAGAACCCGGTGCTGGGCCTGGCGGTGGACGGCAAGGTGTTCGCCTACTACCTGATCCTGGGGGTGGTGGCCCTGCTCTTCCTGCTGCTGCTGCGCATCGTCAACTCGCCCTTCGGCCGGGTGCTGCAGGCCATCCGCGAGAACGACTTCCGTGCCGAGGCGATCGGCTACCGCACCGTCGTCTACCGCACCTGGAGCAACGTGCTGTCGGCCGCCTTCGCCACCGCGGCGGGCGCGCTGCTGGCGCTGTGGCTGCGCTACGTCGGGCCGGACACCACGCTGAGCTTCGAGATCATGCTGGACATCCTGCTGATCGTGGTGATCGGCGGCATGGGCACGATGTACGGCGCGGTGGTCGGCAGCGTGGCCTTCGTGCTGGCGCAGAACTACCTGCAGGACCTGCTCAAGCTCGGCGCCACGGCACTGGACGGCGTGCCGCTGCTGTCGCAGATCGTCTCGCCCGACCGCTGGCTGCTCTGGCTGGGCGTGCTCTTCGTGCTCTCGGTCTACCACTTCCCCACCGGCATCGTCGGCCGGCTGAGGGCGATGGCGCTGCGGCTGAAGGCCTGA
- a CDS encoding branched-chain amino acid ABC transporter permease — MSANTTAATSPAPGRPKPGEPPAGGRPPYSAGGGQQVPKADFDWKPLLILLGLIVLALPAIGSPSSWLTLTAAGIAMGLIIFVIASGLTLVFGLMDVLNFGHGVFIALGAFVATSVMGGLSGWAGDNGLAQFASVFAAMAVAMAVAGAVGWAFERVIVRPVYGLHLKQILITMGGMIVGEEIIKVIWGPLQIALPLPDVLRGAWYVPLGNGDAAIEKYRVLAAVIGLGVFAAMGHVLARTKVGLLIRAGVQDREMVESLGYRIRRLFVGVFAVGSGLAGLGGVMWGLYQQSVTPQIGAQVNVLIFIVIIIGGLGSTLGCFVGALLVGLMANYTGFLAPKVALFSNIGLMVAVLLWRPQGLYPVTNR, encoded by the coding sequence ATGAGCGCGAACACCACCGCCGCCACGAGCCCGGCGCCGGGCCGTCCCAAGCCGGGCGAGCCCCCCGCGGGGGGGCGTCCGCCGTACTCGGCGGGCGGGGGGCAGCAGGTACCGAAGGCGGATTTCGACTGGAAACCACTGCTGATCCTGCTGGGCCTGATCGTGTTGGCGCTGCCGGCCATCGGCAGCCCGTCGTCCTGGCTGACGCTGACCGCCGCCGGCATCGCGATGGGGCTGATCATCTTCGTCATCGCCTCGGGCCTGACGCTGGTGTTCGGCCTGATGGACGTGCTGAACTTCGGCCACGGCGTGTTCATTGCGCTGGGCGCCTTTGTGGCCACCAGCGTGATGGGCGGGCTGAGCGGCTGGGCGGGCGACAACGGCCTGGCGCAGTTCGCCAGCGTCTTCGCCGCGATGGCAGTGGCCATGGCGGTGGCCGGTGCGGTGGGCTGGGCCTTCGAGCGCGTGATCGTGCGCCCGGTCTACGGCCTGCACCTCAAGCAGATCCTGATCACGATGGGCGGGATGATCGTCGGCGAGGAGATCATCAAGGTGATCTGGGGCCCGCTGCAGATCGCCCTGCCGCTGCCGGACGTGCTGCGTGGCGCCTGGTACGTCCCGCTGGGCAACGGCGATGCGGCGATCGAGAAGTACCGCGTGCTGGCCGCCGTGATCGGCCTGGGGGTCTTCGCCGCGATGGGCCACGTGCTGGCGCGCACCAAGGTCGGCCTGCTGATCCGCGCCGGCGTGCAGGACCGCGAGATGGTCGAGAGCCTGGGCTACCGCATCCGGCGCCTGTTCGTCGGCGTGTTCGCGGTGGGCTCCGGCCTGGCCGGGCTGGGCGGCGTGATGTGGGGGCTGTATCAGCAGAGCGTGACGCCGCAGATCGGCGCACAGGTCAACGTGCTGATCTTCATCGTCATCATCATCGGCGGGCTGGGCTCGACGCTGGGCTGCTTCGTCGGCGCGCTGCTGGTGGGGCTGATGGCCAACTACACCGGCTTCCTGGCTCCGAAGGTGGCGCTGTTCTCCAACATCGGCCTGATGGTGGCGGTGCTGCTGTGGCGCCCGCAGGGGCTGTACCCGGTCACGAACCGCTGA
- a CDS encoding ABC transporter ATP-binding protein, with protein sequence MSNPILELSGVHTHIGAYHILHGVDFAVPAGEVTMLLGRNGAGKTTTLRTIMGLWRVSQGDVRFQGRSLKALATPEIAHQGIAYVPENMGIFTDLTVKENMLLAARSARNASELDTQRLEWIFGFFPALRKFWLYPAGKLSGGQKQMLAVARAICEPRALILIDEPSKGLAPSIIQNLVTAFNELKRQKTTILLVEQNFMMAKALGDSVAVMDNGRVVHTGAMRELAEDDMLQQRLLGLSLGAHQ encoded by the coding sequence ATGAGCAACCCGATCCTCGAACTCAGCGGTGTGCACACCCACATCGGCGCGTACCACATCCTGCACGGTGTGGATTTCGCAGTGCCGGCCGGCGAGGTGACGATGCTCCTGGGCCGCAATGGCGCGGGCAAGACCACCACGCTGCGCACGATCATGGGCCTGTGGCGCGTCTCGCAGGGCGATGTGCGATTCCAGGGCCGCAGCCTGAAGGCGCTGGCGACGCCGGAGATCGCCCACCAGGGCATCGCCTACGTGCCGGAGAACATGGGCATCTTCACCGACCTGACGGTGAAGGAGAACATGCTGCTGGCGGCCCGCTCGGCGCGCAACGCCAGCGAGCTGGACACGCAGCGGCTGGAGTGGATCTTCGGCTTCTTCCCGGCGCTGCGGAAGTTCTGGCTCTACCCAGCCGGCAAGCTCAGCGGCGGGCAGAAGCAGATGCTGGCCGTGGCCCGCGCGATCTGCGAGCCGCGCGCGCTGATCCTGATCGACGAGCCCAGCAAGGGCCTGGCGCCGTCGATCATCCAGAACCTGGTCACCGCCTTCAATGAGCTGAAGCGGCAGAAGACGACGATCCTGCTGGTCGAGCAGAACTTCATGATGGCCAAGGCCCTCGGTGACAGCGTTGCGGTGATGGACAACGGCCGCGTCGTCCACACCGGTGCGATGCGCGAGCTGGCCGAGGACGACATGCTGCAGCAGCGGCTGCTCGGCCTTTCACTGGGAGCCCACCAATGA
- a CDS encoding ABC transporter ATP-binding protein, whose product MLETQDLTIRFGGHVAVDHVSCRFEPGTLTAIVGPNGAGKTTYFNLISGQLPASEGRVLLGGEDLTALPAPLRTRRGLGRAFQLTQLFPNLSVRENVRLAIQAREAGRGRAGGIGGIDFFRVWLDRQAWIDEAQAILEQVRLGDKHDVHASALPHGDQRKLEVALLIALDPKVFMFDEPTAGMSVDEVPVVLDLIRSLKARRDVTILLVEHKMDVVRELSDRIIVLHNGQLVADGEPATVIASPVVQQAYLGQAAQEPEGAAA is encoded by the coding sequence ATGCTTGAAACCCAGGATCTCACCATCCGCTTCGGCGGCCACGTGGCGGTGGACCATGTGTCCTGCCGCTTCGAGCCGGGCACGCTCACGGCCATCGTCGGCCCGAACGGTGCGGGCAAGACCACCTACTTCAACCTGATCTCCGGCCAGCTGCCGGCCAGCGAGGGGCGGGTGCTGCTCGGTGGTGAAGACCTCACCGCGCTGCCGGCGCCGCTGCGCACCCGGCGCGGGCTGGGCCGGGCCTTCCAGCTCACCCAGCTGTTCCCCAACCTGAGCGTGCGCGAGAACGTGCGCCTGGCCATCCAGGCCCGCGAGGCCGGGCGCGGCCGGGCGGGCGGGATCGGTGGCATCGACTTCTTCCGCGTCTGGCTGGACCGCCAGGCCTGGATCGACGAGGCGCAGGCCATCCTCGAACAGGTGCGCCTGGGCGACAAGCACGACGTGCACGCCAGCGCGCTGCCGCACGGCGACCAGCGCAAGCTCGAGGTGGCGCTGCTGATCGCGCTGGACCCGAAGGTCTTCATGTTCGACGAGCCCACCGCCGGCATGAGCGTGGACGAGGTGCCGGTGGTGCTGGACCTGATCCGATCGCTGAAAGCCCGGCGCGACGTGACCATCCTGCTGGTCGAGCACAAGATGGACGTGGTGCGCGAGCTCAGCGACCGCATCATCGTGCTGCACAACGGCCAGCTGGTGGCCGACGGCGAGCCGGCCACGGTGATCGCCTCGCCTGTGGTGCAGCAGGCCTACCTCGGTCAGGCGGCGCAAGAGCCGGAAGGAGCCGCCGCATGA
- a CDS encoding substrate-binding domain-containing protein, which translates to MTERSPQRSSLNPAAATDRRGFALAGLAAAAFAACLPLGAHAAGEVKIALIASKTGPLEAYAKQTIVGFNLGLQYATGGTMTVAGKKLVVIEKDDQGKPDVGKAALAAAYADDKADIAVGPTASPVGLAMLPVAEEYKKILLVEPAVADSITGDKWNKYIFRTGRNSSQDAAANAAALDQPGNVIAVLANDNAFGRDGVKAAKEFTKKAKIVHEEYLPVGTTDFTAGLQRIIDKLKDQPGKKYISVAWSGAPTPFGKIADLDLEKRFGIKLATGGNILPAMVAYKNFPGMEGALYYYFGIPKNPVNEWLVANHYRQFKAPPDFFTAGGMSAAIAVVEALKKTAGDTTTNKLIAAMEGLSFETPKGKMTFRKEDHQAMQDMYHFRIKSDPAFAWGVPELVRVIPAAELQIPIRNTR; encoded by the coding sequence ATGACCGAACGCTCGCCCCAACGCTCGTCCCTGAATCCCGCTGCCGCCACAGACCGCCGCGGCTTTGCCCTGGCCGGCCTCGCCGCCGCGGCGTTCGCCGCCTGCCTGCCTCTTGGCGCCCACGCCGCCGGCGAGGTCAAGATCGCCCTGATCGCCAGCAAGACCGGCCCGCTGGAGGCCTACGCCAAGCAGACCATCGTCGGCTTCAACCTCGGCCTGCAGTACGCCACCGGCGGCACCATGACCGTGGCGGGCAAGAAGCTGGTGGTGATCGAGAAGGACGACCAGGGCAAGCCCGACGTGGGCAAGGCCGCGCTGGCCGCCGCCTACGCCGACGACAAGGCCGACATCGCCGTGGGCCCGACCGCCAGCCCGGTGGGCCTGGCCATGCTGCCGGTGGCCGAGGAGTACAAGAAGATCCTGCTGGTGGAGCCGGCGGTGGCCGACTCGATCACCGGCGACAAGTGGAACAAGTACATCTTCCGCACCGGTCGCAACAGCTCGCAGGATGCCGCGGCCAACGCCGCCGCGCTGGACCAGCCGGGCAACGTGATCGCCGTGCTGGCCAACGACAACGCCTTCGGCCGCGACGGCGTGAAGGCGGCCAAGGAATTCACCAAGAAGGCCAAGATCGTCCACGAGGAATACCTGCCCGTGGGCACGACGGACTTCACCGCCGGGCTGCAGCGCATCATCGACAAGCTCAAGGACCAGCCGGGCAAGAAGTACATCTCGGTGGCCTGGTCGGGCGCGCCCACGCCGTTCGGCAAGATCGCCGACCTGGACCTGGAGAAGCGCTTCGGCATCAAGCTGGCCACCGGCGGCAACATCCTGCCGGCGATGGTGGCCTACAAGAACTTCCCCGGCATGGAAGGTGCGCTGTACTACTACTTCGGCATCCCGAAGAACCCGGTCAACGAGTGGCTGGTGGCCAACCACTACCGTCAGTTCAAGGCCCCGCCGGACTTCTTCACTGCCGGCGGCATGAGCGCGGCGATCGCGGTGGTCGAGGCGCTGAAGAAGACCGCCGGCGACACGACGACCAACAAGCTCATCGCCGCGATGGAGGGCCTGAGCTTCGAGACGCCCAAGGGCAAGATGACCTTCCGCAAGGAAGATCACCAGGCGATGCAGGACATGTACCACTTCCGCATCAAGAGCGACCCGGCCTTCGCCTGGGGCGTGCCGGAGCTGGTGCGCGTGATTCCGGCAGCGGAACTCCAGATCCCGATCCGGAATACCCGCTGA
- a CDS encoding phosphate/phosphite/phosphonate ABC transporter substrate-binding protein encodes MAAQFRLSVCPHDTAKNLAGWFLLNTYLQRKLGITMHFEPSDHFNTEREQVLAGGYQMVYANPFSAFQYHRQLGFVPVARPVGLFDETLLVARAGTSPDPQAEAGLTIASATDKLIVHFLGLTVLHDLGWPLPRMRYEFVGNHLKAVQAVVAGKADAGFVFNETWLGLAEKTRAGLQVLGQTHAQQAYHCFCVGPELLGRLSDIQAILGGMRQDPAGARVLDDLRFQAFEPLDAEALTRLAALVEPL; translated from the coding sequence ATGGCTGCCCAATTCCGCCTGTCCGTATGTCCGCACGACACCGCCAAAAACCTCGCCGGCTGGTTCCTGCTCAACACCTACCTGCAGCGCAAGCTCGGCATCACGATGCACTTCGAGCCCAGCGACCACTTCAACACCGAGCGTGAGCAGGTGCTGGCCGGTGGCTACCAGATGGTGTATGCCAACCCGTTCAGCGCCTTCCAGTACCACCGGCAGCTCGGCTTCGTGCCGGTGGCGCGGCCGGTGGGGCTGTTCGACGAGACCTTGCTGGTGGCGCGCGCCGGCACGTCGCCCGATCCGCAGGCCGAGGCGGGCCTGACGATCGCCTCGGCCACCGACAAGCTGATCGTCCACTTCCTGGGCCTGACGGTGCTGCATGACCTGGGCTGGCCGCTGCCGCGCATGCGTTACGAATTCGTCGGCAACCACCTCAAGGCGGTGCAGGCGGTGGTGGCCGGCAAGGCCGACGCCGGCTTCGTGTTCAACGAGACCTGGCTCGGCCTGGCGGAAAAGACCCGCGCCGGCCTGCAGGTGCTGGGCCAGACGCACGCCCAGCAGGCCTACCACTGCTTCTGTGTCGGCCCCGAGTTGCTGGGGCGACTGTCCGACATCCAGGCAATCCTCGGCGGGATGCGCCAGGACCCCGCGGGAGCCCGGGTGCTGGATGACCTGCGTTTCCAGGCGTTCGAGCCGCTGGATGCCGAAGCGCTGACCCGGTTGGCGGCCTTGGTCGAGCCTCTTTGA
- a CDS encoding antibiotic biosynthesis monooxygenase family protein, whose protein sequence is MKLPEPPYYAVIFGSLRTPVDAEAYAAAAERMVELAAQQPGYLGAMSARGADGFGITVSYWASEADIARWKAHAEHVVARERGRRDWYEAYTLQVARVERAYGWQAAKERYQGSTE, encoded by the coding sequence ATGAAACTCCCTGAGCCGCCCTACTACGCAGTGATCTTCGGTTCCCTCCGCACGCCCGTGGACGCCGAGGCCTATGCCGCCGCTGCCGAGCGCATGGTCGAGCTGGCCGCGCAGCAGCCTGGCTACCTCGGTGCGATGAGCGCGCGCGGCGCGGACGGCTTCGGCATCACCGTCAGCTACTGGGCCAGCGAGGCGGACATCGCGCGCTGGAAGGCCCACGCCGAGCATGTGGTGGCACGCGAGCGTGGGCGCCGTGACTGGTACGAGGCCTACACGCTGCAGGTGGCGCGGGTGGAGCGCGCCTACGGCTGGCAGGCCGCAAAAGAGCGATACCAGGGCAGTACCGAATGA